One genomic window of Aethina tumida isolate Nest 87 chromosome 3, icAetTumi1.1, whole genome shotgun sequence includes the following:
- the LOC109602071 gene encoding tetraspanin-5 isoform X2, which yields MTVNLPTMPVRKYRRETTEVSGCLKYMIFGFNVLFWLLGLCILTVGVWAWSEKDIFNNLGKVANIALDPAFILICIGTLTFIIGFTGCVGALRENTCLLATYAIILSILLLFEMTAGILGFIFKDWIKSQATIGFQTFIIHYREDPDQQNLIDWIQEDWLQCCGIEGPKDWDRNNYFNCSSRDVGSREACGVPFSCCKRKANEIIKNKQCGYDVRKPGFPGERHIFERGCLRAGEEWIETNLVSVAAVKVGIMVLQNFDVSKIINEQGCLEAAEDWIEKNMLSIASYTFILLFFQILGICFAQNLRADIFAQKAKWH from the exons ATGACTGTAAATCTACCAACAATGCCTGTCAGAAAATATAGAAGGGAGACCACTGAAGTCAGTGGTTGTTTAAAGTATATGATTTTCGGATTTAATGTCCTTTTTTGG TTATTGGGCCTCTGCATTTTAACTGTGGGTGTGTGGGCATGGAGTGAAAAGGACATTTTCAACAACCTAGGAAAAGTCGCAAATATTGCTCTTGATCCTGCATTTATACTCATCTGTATtg GCACTTTAACTTTCATAATTGGATTCACAGGATGTGTTGGAGCTCTAAGAGAAAATACATGCCTTTTAGCAACA tatgctataattttgtcaataCTGTTACTATTTGAAATGACTGCAGGAATATtgggttttatttttaaagattgg ATAAAGTCTCAAGCAACAATAGGTTTTCAGACCTTCATAATTCATTATAGAGAAGACCCtgatcaacaaaatttaattgactgGATTCAAGAGGACTGG CTCCAATGCTGTGGCATTGAAGGACCAAAAGATTGGGACcgaaataactattttaactGCTCATCAAGGGATGTTGGAAGTAGAGAGGCATGTGGTGTGCCTTTCTCCTGTTGCAAACGCAAAGCGAAC gagatcatcaaaaacaaacaatgcGGATACGACGTTAGAAAACCCGGCTTT CCAGGAGAGCGTCATATTTTTGAACGCGGTTGTTTACGAGCTGGTGAAGAATGGATTGAAACGAATTTAGTGTCTGTCGCGGCTGTTAAAGTGGGAATCATGGTGCTGCAG AATTTTGAtgtgtcaaaaataataaatgagcaGGGTTGTTTAGAGGCAGCAGAGGATTGGATTGAAAAGAACATGTTATCAATTGCTTCTTAtacatttattcttttattctttcaa ATATTGGGCATCTGTTTTGCGCAGAACCTACGCGCCGACATCTTTGCGCAGAAGGCCAAGTGGCACTGA
- the LOC109602072 gene encoding mucin-22, whose amino-acid sequence MGFTLRLILGSFLIFQVCGFPGDAYVRNIRETNINNTTDKQDVDVTEANILDQNFGKRVTSDVNNNIKPKTDVNLNNVNISDIHIERKLTLNDLETVPKNVTSVKLEKSESYRKSEPNFFDVTTTTGAKNVIKNNIVKSEEPTSKENKDNVIKAESSESKEVTREDNARSIDVDVDKFVSPEFHNINNVYTVPVSSDTEKYVDHEFDRKTETSVVKDHLKDTVFNIDLTTPKTEFFDNKYKEAVESVNQKLEHLDSPEYSDTKEEINIEKLIEKSNNNANSTLNYTKIKNIVNNNVGNKTRTHNDLSVEEGTNIYFESSFNKTDVIEEPNEKLNKIIHEPIKNVNESLSNTVVKDSSKEETIDVTTEKVVILTTRKPVTLTKPPTNRNISHILSNKIETDTVKKANLLPSTSSQEESDYEPPVTVAAINVTKRGSVKYIDSLTTTTPIPTTTKSQRQISRNKINDQSKFNKTIEQVAQENQVIPLHTSSEDQTVTESITTEVRVKPDDSPKTTSLNVILTTIKPPINTFKTLQTTQAVSSETTTIKNDDFLTTVTPKTIEAVSFINEATTYKTTDRNEVTTEIVSEITTEAYIKENVTTDLPSTESDSPIFTTNTSLRKEIESKTDPSSAATTSEPVEISSRIRDTTNIPEDLTTSTLTVPTTESETEETTKPADVKRFTKENTDLFTTELPITEISTIPDTTSEPVITTTEKTTAEITTGISTEDITTDATTIASTNEGTEIIKNVSDNADLKLDTTTIHSTSTSTSTFSSVSEMTPTVASTSTTISTAATTSEHVASNEIHISTNHPEIPVTDHFSTTEIIYIHIENDTILRPETNDSGYNYPTPEIIKPDLRNLNNTTATTEENSTGVTEENNMGDPDDNKGTIAAIVISSVGGVCLIVLAGLLYIMRKRQKRFNYGQRCTPVSLDDYSMDNVSAYNSVRRKGGARASKRSYGNPAFDDPVAVTHPLNFPALAKFASNLEDIKAEYEEIPQITARTSELPEGCETKNRYANVIPLPETRVFLNVIEGYPNSDYINANYVTGPKNTKGYYIACQGPMQNTIDDFWRMVWEQQSKVILMITQLFENGIEKCVDYLPPSEVLDCHRLFGDFQVTLKKREVKDKYIISSLQLKNMVSNSWREVTHFWYLGWPEKGIPSEANSIIAFLIEARSYMKSSTIDKKNGVNGITNGSAGIDVNPVVVHCSPGTGRTGVVIACDIAIREFEKTRLVDIPRIVYRIRRDRASSVQSREQYQFIYKVVSLYAAKLTGGALEEI is encoded by the exons GGAgtttccttatatttcaagtaTGTGGTTTCCCCGGGGACGCATACGTAAGAAATATTCgagaaacaaatattaacaatacaaCCGACAAACAAGATGTAGATGTTACGGAAGCTAACATACTTGACCAAAATTTTGGCAAAAGAGTAACTAgcgatgtaaataataatatcaaaccAAAGActgatgtaaatttaaataatgtaaatattagtgATATTCAcatagaaagaaaattaactttaaatgatCTTGAAACTGTCCCAAAAAACGTAACGTCAGTCAAACTTGAAAAGTCGGAGTCTTACAGAAAAAGTGAACCGAACTTCTTTGACGTTACGACGACCACTGGAGCAAAGAATGTGATCAAAAACAACATAGTCAAATCAGAAGAACCAAcatcaaaagaaaataaagacaATGTAATAAAAGCTGAAAGTTCAGAAAGTAAAGAGGTAACGAGGGAAGATAACGCCAGATCTATAGATGTGGACGTAGATAAATTCGTATCACCCGAATtccataacataaataatgtttataccGTTCCGGTGTCTTCTGATACAGAAAAATACGTTGACCATGAGTTCGATCGCAAAACTGAAACATCAGTTGTCAAAGACCATTTAAAGGACACTGTTTTTAACATAGATCTCACAACTccaaaaactgaattttttgataacaaaTATAAGGAAGCAGTGGAAAGTGTTAATCAAAAACTGGAACATTTGGATTCTCCAGAGTATTCGGATACCAAAGAAGAAATtaacattgaaaaattaattgaaaaaagcaATAACAATGCCAActcaactttaaattataccaaaataaaaaatattgtaaataacaatGTTGGTAATAAAACACGTACTCATAATGATCTATCAGTAGAAGAAGGcaccaatatatatttcgaGTCTTCATTCAACAAAACCGACGTTATTGAAGAAcccaatgaaaaattaaacaagattATACATGAAcccattaaaaatgtaaacgaATCTTTATCTAATACAGTTGTGAAAGATTCTAGTAAGGAAGAAACTATTGACGTTACAACTGAAAAAGTAGTAATTTTGACTACGAGAAAACCAGTAACGTTAACTAAACCAccaacaaatagaaatatcagccacattttaagtaacaaaatTGAGACTGACACAGTGAAAAAGGCTAACCTTCTACCAAGTACGTCATCACAAGAAGAATCCGACTATGAACCACCAGTAACTGTAGCAGCAATAAATGTTACTAAGCGAGGCtcagtaaaatatattgattccTTAACAACTACCACACCAATCCCCACAACAACAAAATCTCAAAGGCAAATATCTaggaacaaaattaatgatcaaagtaaatttaacaaaactatCGAACAAGTTGCCCAAGAAAATCAAGTAATTCCACTCCACACTTCCAGTGAAGATCAAACAGTTACCGAGTCTATTACAACAGAAGTGCGTGTGAAACCTGATGATTCGCCTAAAACTACTTCTCtgaatgtaattttaacaaccaTAAAACCCCCtataaatactttcaaaaCATTACAAACTACTCAAGCTGTATCTtctgaaacaacaacaattaaaaacgaTGACTTTTTGACAACTGTAACACCAAAAACTATTGAAGCTGTGTCGTTTATTAACGAGGCAACCACATATAAAACTACGGACAGAAACGAAGTAACTACAGAGATAGTAAGTGAAATTACTACCGAAGCATACATAAAAGAGAACGTTACTACAGATTTACCTTCTACCGAATCAGATTCTcccatttttacaacaaatacTTCTCTTCGCAAAGAGATTGAAAGCAAAACGGATCCTTCAAGCGCCGCAACTACAAGTGAACCAGTTGAAATATCATCAAGAATTCGCGACACAACGAATATACCTGAAGATTTGACTACAAGTACCCTGACTGTACCAACCACTGAGTCTGAAACGGAGGAAACAACAAAACCCGCAGATGTCAAACGGTTTACTAAAGAAAATACGGATTTATTCACTACAGAGCTGCCCATTACAGAAATTTCAACTATTCCAGACACTACGTCTGAACCAGTTATAACAACGACAGAAAAAACTACTGCGGAAATTACTACAGGTATATCAACCGAAGATATAACCACAGATGCTACAACAATTGCTTCAACAAATGAAGGAacggaaattattaaaaatgtatcagaCAACGCGGATTTGAAATTAGATACAACTACAATTCATAGTACTTCCACCAGTACATCAACATTTTCTAGTGTATCTGAAATGACTCCTACTGTAGCATCAACTTCTACAACTATTAGTACTGCCGCTACCACCAGTGAGCACGTTGCTAGCAATGAAATTCATATAAGTACAAATCATCCTGAAATTCCAGTAACAGATCATTTTTCCACcactgaaataatatatatccACATTGAAAATGATACAATACTACGGCCAGAAACAAATGATTCTGGATATAATTATCCAACTCCTGAAATCATTAAGCCAgatttgagaaatttaaataatactactGCTACAACGGAAGAAAACAGCACTGGAGTTACAGAAGAAAACAATATGGGAGATCCAGATGACAACAAAGGAACCATTGCTGCCATTGTTATATCTTCAGTTGGAGGAGTATGCTTGATAGTACTAGCTGGATTATTG TACATCATGAGGAAAAGACAGAAACGATTTAACTACGGTCAAAGATGCACACCAGTCAGTCTGGATGATTACAGTATGGACAACGTTTCCGCCTACAATAGCGTAAGAAGGAAGGGAGGTGCCAGAGCCTCGAAAAGATCTTATGGAAATCCTGCCTTTGATGATCCG GTGGCTGTGACACATCCATTAAACTTCCCCGCACTGGCCAAGTTTGCTTCAAATTTGGAAGATATCAAGGCAGAATACGAAGAAATACCCCAAATAACAGCGAGAACTTCAGAGCTGCCTGAAGGATGCGAGACCAAAAACAGATACGCTAATGTTATACCGCTTCCGGAGACCAGGGTATTCCTGAACGTCATCGAAGGTTACCCAAACAGTGATTATATAAATGCAAACTATGTTACG GGTCCTAAAAATACTAAAGGGTATTATATTGCATGTCAAGGCCCCATGCAAAACACCATTGATGATTTCTGGAGAATGGTGTGGGAACAACAAtccaaagtaattttaatgataactCAACTTTTTGAAAATGGAATT gaAAAATGCGTGGATTATCTGCCTCCATCAGAAGTATTAGATTGTCACCGACTGTTCGGTGACTTCCAAGTTACTCTCAAGAAGCGCGAGgttaaagataaatatataatttcatctCTACAACTAAAG AACATGGTATCAAATAGTTGGAGAGAAGTTACTCATTTCTGGTACTTAGGTTGGCCAGAAAAAGGAATACCTTCAGAGGCTAACTCCATTATAGCTTTCTTAATTGAAGCTAGAAGCTACATGAAATCGTCAACAATAGATAAG aagaatggTGTGAATGGAATTACTAATGGATCGGCAGGAATCGATGTAAATCCTGTCGTAGTGCACTGTAGTCCTGGAACAGGGCGTACAGGTGTAGTGATAGCTTGTGATATTGCTATTAGGGAGTTTGAGAAGACTCGTTTGGTAGACATACCAAGGATAGTGTACAGAATAAGACGTGATCGTGCTAGTTCAGTACAAAGTAGAGAACAATATCAGTTTATTTACaag gttgTTAGTTTGTATGCTGCTAAATTAACTGGTGGAGCCCtagaagaaatttga
- the LOC109602069 gene encoding bumetanide-sensitive sodium-(potassium)-chloride cotransporter, translated as MEGHYKSGFENSGFQLQENGNLHREDTVGELVNTAHSPQIQGHGPKRKKSLVQLTREALPRLENYRNSKRAVKRPSLGELHGGEDSVKDAKGAVEDGDISAPGHVGIKLGWIQGVLIPCLLNIWGVMLFLRLSWVVAEAGIGLSLLIIGISAVVCIITTLSLSAISTNGEVKGGGIYYIISRSLGPEFGASVGIVFAFANAVSASMNTIGFCNSLSDLLNKYGLKIVDGGLNDVRIVGVVAILVMIMICAIGMEWESKAQNFLIAIILGAMADFMIGTIIGPRSDEQRAQGFVGFNTTVFADNWGPQYRPSEGMDYDFFQVFAIFFPSVTGIQAGANISGDLKDPAGAIPKGTLLSLLISMLSYAIFVLFAGGAALRDASGNVTDLITGNVTACVEGSDCKYGLFNSYQMMQIMSIWWPFIYAGCWAATLSTALTNLLSVPRLIQALGIDRIYPGLIFFSKGYGKSGEPYRGYVLTFFVSAAFLLIAELNAIAPLISNFYLASYALINFCTFHAALIKPLGWRPTFRYYNTWLSLFGFITCVVIMFLINWQSSLITFIVILGLYLLVVYRKPDVNWGSSTQAQTYKTALTTAHRLINIGEHVKTYKPQMIVLCGLPQTRPPLVDFANLITKNNSLLVIGDVVKDRLSHRVRSSRMNGVYAYLRSIKVKAFYTLIDNMKFEVGAKALLQTTGIGKLSPNVLMMGYKNNWVTCNRDDLLSYFNVLHAAFDHRVSVAILRMPNGLDYSKITQEDDQGNTEVVTIPSRSELRTSASSNMMHADSNLSLNNVGQDTVDATVISSKNLALTNSKTEIKLRKKDLTMNTNSDNQLSGISIENMLIFRTKQKKGFIDVWWLYDDGGLTMLLPYIISTRQDWSSCKLRVFALANNKNELENEEKNMANLLSKFRLDYYSLKMVWISDKPQDSTIKFFDDLLKDFRTNQDVDKNECKVSEVEISHLQEKTHRQLRLRELLLEHSKEANLIVMSMPMPRKGTVSAPLYMAWLEALTRDLPPYLLVRGNQQSVLTFYS; from the exons ATGGAGGGACATTATAAAAGTGGTTTTGAAAACAGTGGCTTTCAATTGCAAGAAAATGGTAATTTGCATCGGGAGGACACTGTTGGTGAACTGGTGAATACGGCACATTCGCCCCAAATCCAAGGACACGGTCCGAAGAGGAAGAAATCTTTGGTGCAACTTACTAGGGAGGCCCTTCCCAGGTTGGAGAATTACAGAAATTCGAAAAGAGCCGTCAAAAGACCGTCTTTGGGCGAACTGCACGGTGGCGAGGATTCTGTCAAA GATGCCAAAGGAGCGGTCGAAGATGGCGACATTTCGGCGCCGGGTCATGTTGGCATCAAATTGGGATGGATCCAAGGTGTCCTGATACCATGCCTGCTGAATATTTGGGGCGTAATGCTCTTTCTTCGGCTTTCGTGGGTTGTTGCAGAAGCAGGCATCG gttTATCTCTGTTAATTATTGGTATATCGGCTGTTGTTTGCATTATCACTACCTTGTCCCTGTCAGCAATTAGTACAAATGGAGAAGTTAAAGGAG gagGAATTTACTACATCATTTCAAGATCTCTGGGTCCCGAATTTGGAGCCTCCGTAGGCATAGTGTTTGCCTTCGCAAACGCCGTTTCGGCCTCAATGAACACAATTGGTTTCTGCAACTCCTTGAGTGATCTACTCAACAAATACGGTTTGAAAATCGTCGATGGAGGCCTCAATGATGTTAGAATAGTAGGAGTGGTGGCCATTTTAGTTATGATCATGATATGTGCAATTGGAATGGAATGGGAATCGAAAGCCCAAAACTTTCTTATTGCCATTATTTTAGGGGCTATGGCCGATTTTATGATTGGCACCATCATTGGACCACGAAGTGACGAGCAAAGAGCCCAAGGATTCGTCGGATTCAATA ctaCTGTTTTCGCTGATAACTGGGGTCCACAATATCGTCCCTCTGAAGGTATGGACTATGACTTCTTCCAGGTGTTCGCCATATTTTTCCCTTCTGTAACTGGTATACAGGCGGGAGCAAACATCTCTGGAGATCTAAAG GATCCTGCCGGAGCAATCCCCAAGGGTACATTATTATCGTTGCTGATTTCTATGTTGTCCTATGCAATTTTCGTGCTGTTCGCCGGCGGAGCTGCCTTAAGGGATGCCAGTGGAAACGTCACGGATTTGATCACTGGTAATGTTACTGCTTGTGTTGAAGGATCTGACTGCAAATACGGACTGTTCAACAGTTATCAG atgatGCAAATCATGTCGATTTGGTGGCCATTTATCTACGCTGGTTGTTGGGCGGCCACTTTGAGTACAGCACTCACCAATCTTTTGTCTGTACCGAGACTGATCCAAGCTTTGGGTATTGACAGGATTTATCCGGGACTTATTTTCTTTTCGAAAGGTTATGGAAAATCCGGGGAACCGTACCGAGGTTACGTTTTAACGTTTTTCGTTTCTGCTGCTTTCTTATTGATAG CTGAACTTAATGCTATCGCACCTTTGATCTCCAACTTTTATTTGGCCTCGTATGCACTTATCAATTTCTGCACTTTCCATGCTGCTCTTATCAAGCCTCTTGGATGGAGACCAACATTTAGG taCTATAACACCTGGTTAAGTTTATTCGGTTTTATAACTTGCGTTGTGATCATGTTTCTCATAAATTGGCAATCCTCACTCATCACCTTTATTGTTATTCTGGGCTTGTATCTACTTGTTGTTTATAGAAAACCTG ATGTAAATTGGGGATCCTCAACTCAAGCACAAACCTACAAAACCGCTTTGACTACAGCCCATAGACTGATTAACATTGGTGAACACGTGAAAACTTACAAACCACAGATGATTGTGCTTTGTGGGTTACCACAAACCAGACCTCCATTAGTTGATTTTGCAAACCTGATTACGAAGAATAATTCACTGCTGGTTATCGGTGACGTCGTAAAG GACCGCCTTTCACATAGAGTAAGATCTTCAAGAATGAATGGCGTATACGCATACCTGAGAAGTATCAAAGTAAAGGCATTTTATACTCTTATCGACAACATGAAATTTGAAGTGGGCGCCAAAGCCTTATTGCAAACAACTGGTATAGGAAAACTGAGTCCTAATGTTTTGATGATGGGATATAAAAACAACTGGGTTACTTGTAATCGAGACGATTTACTCAgttatttcaatgttttaca TGCTGCGTTTGATCACAGGGTGTCTGTAGCAATACTGCGTATGCCAAACGGCTTGGACTACAGTAAAATCACCCAAGAAGATGATCAAGGTAATACAGAGGTAGTGACTATCCCTTCACGTTCAGAACTGAGAACTTCAGCTTCTAGTAATATGATGCATGCTGATTCTAATTTAAGTCTTAATAACGTTGGACAAGATACTGTAGATGCCACTGTTATTTCTTCTAAAA acCTCGCACTTACAAATTCAAAGaccgaaataaaattaaggaagAAAGATCTGACAATGAACACCAATTCTGATAATCAGCTGTCTGGTATTTCGattgaaaatatgttgatCTTCCGTACTAAACAAAAGAAAGGCTTTATTGATGTTTGGTGGCTCTATGATGATGGTGGTCTGACAATGTTGCTACCTTATATTATATCGACGAGGCAGGATTGGTCCAGTTGCAAATTAAGGGTGTTTGCTCTggcaaataacaaaaatgaacttgAGAATGAGGAAAAAAA tatGGCAAATCTTCTGTCAAAATTCAGGCTGGACTATTACAGTTTGAAAATGGTGTGGATTTCGGATAAACCTCAGGACAGCACGATAAAATTTTTCGacgatttattaaaagatttcaGAACAAATCAAGATGTTGACAAAAATG AGTGCAAAGTATCAGAAGTGGAAATTTCCCACTTACAAGAAAAAACACACAGGCAGTTGAGACTACGTGAGTTACTGCTGGAACATTCCAAAGaagcaaatttaattgtgat GTCAATGCCAATGCCTAGAAAGGGAACTGTTTCAGCACCTTTGTATATGGCCTGGTTAGAAGCTTTAACAAGAGATTTACCTCCTTATCTATTGGTAAGGGGTAATCAACAGTCAGTGTTAACTTTTTATTCTTAG
- the LOC109602071 gene encoding tetraspanin-5 isoform X1 — MTVNLPTMPVRKYRRETTEVSGCLKYMIFGFNVLFWLLGLCILTVGVWAWSEKDIFNNLGKVANIALDPAFILICIGTLTFIIGFTGCVGALRENTCLLATYAIILSILLLFEMTAGILGFIFKDWIKSQATIGFQTFIIHYREDPDQQNLIDWIQEDWLQCCGIEGPKDWDRNNYFNCSSRDVGSREACGVPFSCCKRKANEIIKNKQCGYDVRKPGFNFDVSKIINEQGCLEAAEDWIEKNMLSIASYTFILLFFQILGICFAQNLRADIFAQKAKWH, encoded by the exons ATGACTGTAAATCTACCAACAATGCCTGTCAGAAAATATAGAAGGGAGACCACTGAAGTCAGTGGTTGTTTAAAGTATATGATTTTCGGATTTAATGTCCTTTTTTGG TTATTGGGCCTCTGCATTTTAACTGTGGGTGTGTGGGCATGGAGTGAAAAGGACATTTTCAACAACCTAGGAAAAGTCGCAAATATTGCTCTTGATCCTGCATTTATACTCATCTGTATtg GCACTTTAACTTTCATAATTGGATTCACAGGATGTGTTGGAGCTCTAAGAGAAAATACATGCCTTTTAGCAACA tatgctataattttgtcaataCTGTTACTATTTGAAATGACTGCAGGAATATtgggttttatttttaaagattgg ATAAAGTCTCAAGCAACAATAGGTTTTCAGACCTTCATAATTCATTATAGAGAAGACCCtgatcaacaaaatttaattgactgGATTCAAGAGGACTGG CTCCAATGCTGTGGCATTGAAGGACCAAAAGATTGGGACcgaaataactattttaactGCTCATCAAGGGATGTTGGAAGTAGAGAGGCATGTGGTGTGCCTTTCTCCTGTTGCAAACGCAAAGCGAAC gagatcatcaaaaacaaacaatgcGGATACGACGTTAGAAAACCCGGCTTT AATTTTGAtgtgtcaaaaataataaatgagcaGGGTTGTTTAGAGGCAGCAGAGGATTGGATTGAAAAGAACATGTTATCAATTGCTTCTTAtacatttattcttttattctttcaa ATATTGGGCATCTGTTTTGCGCAGAACCTACGCGCCGACATCTTTGCGCAGAAGGCCAAGTGGCACTGA